From one Lycium ferocissimum isolate CSIRO_LF1 chromosome 7, AGI_CSIRO_Lferr_CH_V1, whole genome shotgun sequence genomic stretch:
- the LOC132065071 gene encoding uncharacterized protein LOC132065071: MFFDGYGYHGRSFEQTYRCYPASFIDKPQIENGDKIIMPPSALDRLASLHIDYPMLFELRNATTERVSHCGVLEFIAEEGMIYMPYWMMQNLFLQEGDIVTVKNVTLPKGKYVKLQPHTKDFLDISNPKAILETTLRNFSCLTTGDSIMVAYNNKQYYIDIVETKPSNGISIIETDCEVDFAPPLDYKEPERTAPSRPSKAPAEVEEAVTETEPKFNPFTGGARRLDGKPLKQQPPLSSSSGSSDKQADVTNVGGKSAASSSQTSSRQSQGKLVFGSNANRVPEKQKEPVKEEPPKKEEPKFQPFSGKKYSLRG; the protein is encoded by the exons ATG TTTTTTGATGGATATGGATATCATGGAAGATCATTTGAGCAGACCTACCGGTGTTATCCTGCATCATTCATTGATAAG CCACAAATAGAAAATGGAGACAAAA TCATAATGCCTCCCTCTGCTCTTGATCGTCTAG CATCACTTCACATCGATTACCCAATGTTGTTTGAGCTTCGAAATGCTACCACAGAACGGGTTTCTCACTGTGGAGTTTTGGAGTTCATTGCAGAGGAGGGCATGATATATATGCCATATTGG ATGATGCAAAATTTATTCCTACAAGAAGGCGATATTGTGACAGTGAAGAATGTAACTCTTCCTAAGGGTAAATATGTCAAGTTGCAACCCCACACAAAGGATTTTCTGGATATTTCTAACCCAAAGGCCAT CTTGGAGACAACACTCAGAAACTTTTCCTGCTTAACCACAGGAGATAGTATTATGGTGGCTTACAACAATAAACAATACTACATAGACATTGTGGAGACCAAACCTTCtaatggaataagtattattgAGACAGACTGTGAAGTAGATTTTGCTCCCCCACTTGATTACAAAGAACCTGAAAGAACAGCTCCTTCTCGTCCAAGCAAGGCTCCAGCAGAAG TTGAAGAGGCTGTAACAGAAACTGAGCCAAAATTCAACCCATTTACTGGTGGAGCGAGACGTTTGGATGGGAAACCGTTGAAACAACAACCtccactttcttcctcttctggGTCTTCAGACAAGCAAGCTGATGTTACTAATGTTGGTGGGAAGTCTGCTGCTTCAAGCTCTCAAACTTCTAGTCGCCAGTCACAAGGGAAGCTTGTATTTGGTTCAAATGCAAACCGCGTTCCTGAAAAACAGAAG GAACCCGTGAAAGAGGAACCtccaaagaaagaagaaccAAAGTTTCAGCCTTTCTCTGGGAAAAAGTACTCCTTGAGGGGCTAA
- the LOC132062216 gene encoding NADH dehydrogenase [ubiquinone] 1 beta subcomplex subunit 9, translating to MANSLIRIVWSPLINTLNWAVHRHLFYPDADALRERFEANRKVEDIETIDRLIADGEASYNKWRHPDPYVVPWAPGGSKFNRNPVPPEGIEIVYDYGKEEAELV from the exons ATGGCCAATTCACTGATTAGGATTGTATGGTCTCCTCTTATTA ACACTCTTAATTGGGCCGTCCATCGTCATCTCTTCTATCCTGAT GCGGATGCCCTAAGGGAGAGATTCGAGGCCAACCGAAAAGTG GAAGATATTGAAACTATTGATAGACTTATAGCCGATGGTGAAGCATCCTATAATAAGTGGCGGCACCCTGACCCTTATGTCG TTCCGTGGGCACCTGGTGGTTCCAAGTTCAACAGAAATCCAGTTCCGCCAGAAGGG ATTGAGATAGTGTATGACTATGGCAAGGAAGAGGCTGAACTAGTATGA
- the LOC132065070 gene encoding uncharacterized protein LOC132065070, translating to MFFDGYGYHGRSFEQTYRCYPASFIDKPQLENGDKIIMPPSALDRLASLHIDYPMLFELRNSATGRVSHCGVLEFIAEEGMIYMPYWMMQNLFLQEGDIVAVKNVTLPKGKYVKLQPHTKDFLDISNPKAILETTLRNFSCLTTGDSIMVAYNNKKYYIDIVETKPSNGISIIETDCEVDFAPPLDYKEPERTAPSRSSKAPAEVQEAATEVEPKFNPFTGGARRLDGKPLKQQPPPSSSSGSPHKQADVTKGSGKSAAAPSAQTSSRQSQGKLVFGSNANRAPEKQKEPVKEEPQKKEEPKFQPFSGKKYSLRG from the exons CCGCAATTAGAAAATGGAGACAAAA ttaTAATGCCTCCCTCTGCTCTTGATCGTCTAG CGTCACTTCACATTGATTACCCAATGTTGTTTGAGCTTCGAAATTCTGCGACGGGACGGGTTTCTCACTGTGGGGTTTTGGAGTTCATTGCAGAAGAGGGCATGATATATATGCCATACTGG ATGATGCAAAATTTATTCCTACAAGAAGGCGATATTGTGGCAGTGAAAAATGTGACTCTTCCTAAGGGTAAATATGTCAAGTTGCAACCCCACACGAAGGATTTTCTGGATATTTCTAACCCAAAGGCCAT CTTGGAGACGACACTCAGAAACTTTTCCTGCTTAACCACAGGAGATAGTATTATGGTGGCTTACAACAATAAAAAGTATTACATAGACATTGTGGAGACCAAACCTTCtaatggaataagtattattgAGACAGACTGTGAAGTAGACTTTGCTCCCCCACTTGATTACAAAGAACCTGAAAGAACGGCTCCTTCTCGTTCAAGCAAGGCTCCAGCAGAAG TTCAAGAGGCTGCAACAGAAGTTGAGCCAAAGTTCAACCCTTTTACTGGTGGAGCAAGACGTTTGGATGGGAAACCCTTAAAACAGCAACCTCCACCTTCTTCCTCTTCTGGGTCCCCACACAAGCAAGCCGATGTTACTAAAGGTAGTGGGAAGTCTGCTGCTGCTCCAAGCGCTCAAACTTCTAGTCGTCAATCACAGGGGAAGCTTGTATTTGGTTCAAATGCAAACCGTGCTCCCGAAAAACAGAAG GAACCCGTGAAAGAGGAAcctcaaaagaaagaagaacccAAATTTCAGCCTTTCTCTGGGAAAAAGTACTCCTTGAGGGGTTAA
- the LOC132065069 gene encoding kinesin-like protein KIN-7E — MGAIGGEELKKWEKMQGAALGGEEKILVLVRLRPLSEKEIARNEVSDWECINETTILYRNSLQERSGLPTAYSFDRVYRGDCSTREVYEEGTKDIALSVVSGINSTIFAYGQTSSGKTYTMNGITEFTVADIYDYMEKHEERAFVLKFSAMEIYNEVVRDLLSSDSSPLRLLDDPEKGTIIEKLTEETLRDWDHLKELLSVCEAQRQIGETYLNENSSRSHQILRLTIESSAREFIGKDNKTTLSASVNFVDLAGSERASQALSVGQRLKEGCHINRSLLTLGTVIRKLSKGRHGHVNYRDSKLTRILQPALGGNARTAIVCTLSPARSHVEQSRNTLLFAVCAKEVSTNAQVNVVMSDKALVKHLQKELARLESELKTPTSTCDHVVLLRKKDQQIEKLEKQVRELTKQRDLAQSRVEDLLQTIKIDKTSSQKDISSLPSEGNTYEDECSVSCSSAVGESYIRDNESDATSSAVPAADQHQRGKQSANLTGEDSDDHCKEVRCIEMDESSEKQTFESISLSNTEYGERMSMPPASSIRHSDLQQQSPMLLGKASSTSSRSLHGAWEQKMQDIQNTISSLVRPFPDESSSPALSTSISDSRSRKLTRSRSCRASFMLGSLSPDSETVGESESTPPNVLDKDFTGKPERKHWKLPLLIYGANRSKLSRNDSQSSIASAFVDGSIAPGDVDIPSVDNFVAGLKEMAKHYDNQLHDQAQEAGKSKRSVKSVGVDPMLDSLEAPSDWPLEFGRLQKMIIELWQTCHISLIHRTYFFLLFKGDRMDSIYMEVEVRRLSFLKEILSNGNSAVQGGQTITLASSLKALRRERDMLSRLIYKRFPGAERNEIYQKWGIHLNSKRRRHQLVHHLWSDTDLNRVIESAAIVAKLIGFSDQGPALKEMFGLSITPPRRSRRSFGWKNSMTSLI, encoded by the exons ATGGGAGCTATTGGTGGGGAAGAATTGAAGAAGTGGGAGAAAATGCAAGGGGCTGCATTGGGTGGTGAAGAGAAGATCTTGGTGTTGGTAAGGTTGAGACCTTTAAGTGAAAAAGAAATCGCGAGGAATGAAGTTTCAGATTGGGAGTGTATCAATGAGACCACCATCTTATATAGGAACAGTCTCCAGGAACGGTCTGGATTGCCAACTGCTTATTCCTTCG ATAGGGTATATAGAGGTGATTGCTCAACAAGGGAAGTGTATGAGGAAGGAACAAAGGACATTGCTCTTTCTGTTGTCAGCGGAATCAACT CAACTATCTTTGCGTATGGGCAAACAAGCAGCGGAAAGACATACACAATGAACGGAATTACAGAGTTTACAGTGGCGGACATATATGATTATATGGAAAAG CACGAAGAAAGAGCTTTTGTTTTGAAGTTTTCTGCAATGGAGATCTACAATGAAGTTGTCCGAGACCTCCTCAGCTCAGATAGTTCTCCACTAAGGCTGCTTGATGATCCTGAG AAAGGGACCATTATTGAGAAACTCACAGAAGAAACTTTAAGGGATTGGGACCATCTGAAAGAGCTTTTGTCCGTATGTGAAG CTCAAAGACAAATTGGCGAGACTTATCTTAATGAAAATAGCTCCAGATCTCATCAAATTCTTAGACTG ACAATTGAAAGTTCAGCTCGTGAGTTTATAGGGAAGGACAACAAAACAACTCTTTCTGCTAGTGTG AATTTTGTTGATCTGGCAGGAAGCGAACGTGCATCTCAGGCTCTGTCAGTTGGACAAAGACTGAAAGAAGGCTGTCATATTAATCGTAGTTTGTTGACTTTGGGAACTGTTATTCGCAAGCTAAG CAAGGGAAGACATGGGCATGTCAATTACAGAGATTCTAAGCTAACTCGTATCCTTCAACCTGCTTTGGGGGGAAATGCAAGAACTGCCATAGTCTGCACCTTGAGTCCTGCCCGAAGCCATGTAGAACAATCTCGAAATACACTTCTATTTGCCGTTTGTGCCAAAGAAGTGTCCACTAATGCACAAGTCAATGTTGTAATGTCTGACAAGGCATTGGTGAAGCATTTGCAGAAAGAGTTGGCTAGATTAGAGAGTGAGTTAAAAACCCCCACATCTACTTGTGATCATGTGGTATTGTTGAGAAAGAAAGACCAGCAGATTGAAAAG CTAGAGAAACAAGTCAGGGAACTAACTAAGCAACGTGATCTTGCTCAATCGAGGGTTGAGGATTTGCTGCAGActattaaaattgataaaaccTCCAGCCAAAAG GATATATCAAGTCTACCTTCTGAAGGGAACACTTATGAAGATGAATGCTCTGTGTCTTGCTCATCAGCTGTAGGGGAGTCCTACATCAGGGACAATGAGAGTGATGCTACATCCTCTGCTGTGCCTGCTGCTGATCAGCATCAGAGGGGCAAACAATCTGCAAATTTGACAGGAGAAGATTCCGATGACCATTGCAAGGAAGTTCGATGTATTGAGATGGACGAGTCTAGTGAAAAGCAAACCTTTGAATCCATCAGCTTGTCAAATACCGAGTATGGAGAAAGAATGTCAATGCCTCCGGCTTCCAGTATCAGACATTCTGACCTCCAACAGCAATCACCAATGTTACTTGGAAAAGCAAGCAGCACCAGCAGTCGTTCTCTTCATGGGGCCTGGGAGCAGAAAATGCAAGATATCCAGAATACAATCAGTTCTCTTGTCAGACCTTTCCCTGATGAGTCTTCTTCACCTGCCCTTTCAACAAGTATATCAGATTCTAGAAGCCGGAAATTAACAAGAAGCAGGAGCTGTAGAGCTAGTTTTATGCTTGGCTCACTTTCACCTGACTCTGAGACAGTTGGAGAAAGCGAGTCCACCCCACCTAATGTACTAGATAAGGATTTTACAGGAAAACCTGAACGGAAGCACTGGAAACTTCCTCTATTAATTTATGGAGCAAACAGATCTAAATTATCGAGAAACGATTCACAATCTTCAATTGCTAGTGCTTTCGTGGATGGGAGTATTGCCCCTGGAGATGTGGATATCCCAAGTGTTGACAATTTTGTGGCAGGTCTGAAGGAGATGGCTAAGCATTATGATAATCAGCTTCATGATCAG gcTCAAGAGGCTGGAAAGTCAAAAAGGAGCGTCAAAAGTGTTGGAGTGGACCCGATGCTGGACTCATTGGAGGCTCCTTCAGATTGGCCTCTTGAATTTGGAAGGCTACAGAAAATGATCATTGAACTATGGCAAACTTGCCATATTTCATTGATCCACAGGACATACTTCTTCCTGCTGTTTAAAGGTGACCGTATGGATTCTATTTACATGGAGGTAGAGGTAAGAAGACTTTCCTTCCTTAAGGAAATACTTTCAAATGGAAATTCAGCTGTTCAAGGCGGTCAGACAATCACGCTTGCATCAAG CCTCAAAGCTCTTAGACGCGAGAGAGATATGCTCAGTCGGCTCATATATAAAAGGTTCCCTGGAGCTGAACGGAATGAAATATACCAGAAATGGGGCATACATTTGAACTCGAAAAGGAGGAGACACCAACTGGTTCATCATCTTTGGAGTGACACAGATCTGAATCGTGTGATAGAGAGTGCTGCCATTGTCGCAAAGCTGATTGGGTTCTCTGATCAGGGTCCGGCCCTCAAGGAGATGTTTGGGCTCAGCATTACACCTCCGCGGAGGAGCAGGAGATCTTTTGGCTGGAAGAACAGTATGACATCCCTTATCTGA
- the LOC132062848 gene encoding small ribosomal subunit protein bTHXm, with protein MAMTQWCSTAARRMMTMAAMEQRMTYSSVTSSSSDAILCGRGDKRTKKGKRFKDSYGNWRPKKEKKIERIKDKVEVPRSTPWPLPFKLI; from the coding sequence ATGGCGATGACACAGTGGTGCAGCACAGCAGCGAGGAGAATGATGACGATGGCTGCTATGGAACAACGAATGACATACTCATCTGTGACGTCATCATCATCAGATGCGATCCTGTGTGGTCGAGGGGACAAGAGGACAAAGAAAGGGAAGAGATTCAAAGATTCATATGGAAATTGGAGACctaaaaaggagaagaagattGAACgcattaaggataaagttgaggTTCCCAGGTCTACCCCTTGGCCTCTTCCCTTCAAATTAATCTGA